A single genomic interval of Psychroserpens sp. NJDZ02 harbors:
- the rplI gene encoding 50S ribosomal protein L9 → MELILKQDVENLGFKDDVVTVKNGYGRNFLIPTGHAVLATKSAKKVLEETLKQRAYKEAKEVEEANVVAEAIKALEIKIAAKVGQGDKLFGSVNNINVAEALAKAGHSLDKKYISVTTVKRLGKYNAAVRLHRSVNVDLEFEVIAQA, encoded by the coding sequence ATGGAACTTATATTAAAACAAGACGTTGAGAATTTAGGATTTAAAGACGATGTTGTAACGGTTAAGAACGGTTATGGTAGAAACTTTTTAATCCCTACAGGTCATGCAGTTTTAGCAACAAAATCTGCTAAAAAAGTATTAGAAGAAACTTTAAAGCAACGTGCTTATAAAGAAGCTAAAGAAGTGGAAGAAGCTAATGTAGTAGCGGAAGCTATTAAAGCTTTAGAAATAAAAATAGCAGCTAAAGTTGGTCAAGGAGACAAATTATTTGGATCTGTAAACAACATTAATGTTGCTGAAGCATTAGCTAAAGCAGGTCATTCACTTGACAAAAAATACATCTCTGTAACAACAGTGAAGCGTTTAGGTAAATATAACGCTGCTGTACGTTTACATAGATCAGTAAATGTAGATTTAGAATTTGAAGTTATTGCTCAAGCATAA
- the rpsF gene encoding 30S ribosomal protein S6 yields MNHYEAVFILNPVLSETQIKETVQKYEEFLVTRGAKMISKEDWGLKKLAYPIQNKKSGFYHLFEFQVDGEHINPLEVEFRRDERFMRYLTVAMDKHAVSWAERRRVKLKQKA; encoded by the coding sequence ATGAATCATTATGAAGCTGTTTTCATCTTAAATCCCGTTTTATCTGAAACACAGATAAAGGAAACAGTACAGAAATACGAAGAATTTCTTGTAACTAGAGGAGCTAAGATGATATCAAAAGAAGATTGGGGGCTAAAGAAATTAGCTTACCCTATCCAAAACAAGAAAAGTGGGTTTTACCATTTATTTGAATTTCAAGTAGACGGAGAACACATTAATCCTTTAGAAGTAGAGTTTAGACGTGATGAGCGTTTTATGCGTTACTTAACTGTAGCTATGGACAAACATGCAGTGTCATGGGCGGAACGTAGAAGAGTTAAACTAAAACAAAAAGCGTAA
- a CDS encoding DUF2147 domain-containing protein, translating to MKKISFIVIIMLFSFSAGAQTILGQWKTVDDETGAKKSIVEIYKKDGKVFGKIIEIFDEKKRANLCAKCEGADYNKPVLGLDIIKDMVKDDEYYKEGTVVDPQNGKLYDLRLGVMEDGTLQVRGYIGFFYSTQYWERVK from the coding sequence ATGAAAAAAATTAGCTTTATTGTAATTATTATGTTATTCAGTTTTTCTGCTGGAGCACAAACTATTCTTGGACAATGGAAAACTGTGGATGATGAGACCGGTGCAAAAAAATCTATTGTAGAAATTTATAAAAAAGACGGAAAAGTCTTTGGTAAAATCATAGAGATTTTTGATGAGAAAAAACGCGCTAACCTTTGTGCAAAATGTGAAGGTGCCGATTATAATAAACCTGTTTTAGGTTTAGATATTATAAAAGACATGGTTAAAGACGACGAATACTATAAAGAAGGTACTGTTGTAGATCCACAAAACGGAAAGCTTTACGATTTACGATTAGGAGTAATGGAAGACGGAACACTTCAAGTGAGAGGTTATATCGGATTTTTCTATTCTACGCAATACTGGGAAAGAGTAAAATAA
- the nadC gene encoding carboxylating nicotinate-nucleotide diphosphorylase: MISQAQFDTEIELIITNAIREDVGDGDHSSLSCIPASVQGKAKLLVKDEGIIAGVEFAKQVFSYVDADLKVETLIEDGSRVKYGDIVFYVTGASQSILKAERLVLNAMQRMSAIATKTRQFVDLLEGTGTKVLDTRKTTPGIRAIEKWAVKIGGGENHRFALYDMIMLKDNHIDFAGGITKAIEKTKHYLKETNRDLKIIVEARDLDEIKEILKTEGVYRILIDNFNYEDTKTAVKLIGDQCLTESSGGINEETIRDYALCGVDFISSGALTHSVYNMDLSLKAVD, encoded by the coding sequence ATGATAAGTCAAGCGCAATTTGATACAGAAATAGAATTAATTATTACCAATGCTATTAGAGAAGATGTTGGAGATGGTGATCATAGTTCATTATCTTGTATTCCTGCATCGGTACAAGGTAAAGCTAAGTTGTTAGTTAAGGACGAAGGTATTATTGCAGGAGTAGAGTTTGCTAAGCAGGTCTTTAGCTATGTAGATGCAGACCTGAAAGTGGAAACACTTATTGAAGATGGAAGCAGAGTTAAGTATGGCGATATCGTTTTTTACGTCACTGGAGCATCTCAATCTATTCTAAAAGCAGAACGTTTAGTGTTAAATGCTATGCAACGCATGAGTGCTATTGCAACAAAAACGAGACAGTTTGTAGATTTGTTAGAAGGTACAGGAACAAAGGTTTTAGATACACGTAAAACAACACCGGGAATTAGAGCTATCGAAAAATGGGCAGTTAAAATTGGTGGTGGAGAAAATCATAGGTTTGCATTATATGATATGATAATGCTTAAGGATAATCATATTGATTTTGCGGGAGGCATTACAAAAGCTATCGAAAAAACAAAACACTATTTAAAAGAGACCAATCGTGATTTAAAAATTATTGTTGAAGCTAGAGATTTAGACGAAATTAAAGAAATTTTGAAAACAGAGGGTGTCTACAGAATATTAATCGATAACTTTAACTATGAAGACACAAAAACAGCAGTTAAACTTATTGGAGACCAGTGTTTAACAGAAAGTTCTGGAGGAATTAATGAGGAAACCATCAGGGACTATGCTTTGTGTGGTGTTGATTTTATTTCGTCTGGTGCATTAACACATTCTGTTTATAACATGGATTTAAGTTTAAAAGCAGTAGATTAA
- a CDS encoding YihY/virulence factor BrkB family protein, whose product MSQAIEEKLSKIPVVNLLVKLLGKVKLPGLEGLSLYDLVELYVIGIAKGALTARASAIAYSFFMALFPFLLFVIIFIPHIPIDDFQTDFLVFLESILPPTTSDFFSDNIFSNIGGNQNGSLLSSVFLLSIFLMANGINALFSGFENSYHQQLTRSGFKQYLYALGIALILSFLLIVTVAVLGYFNIYVIDNLSDHGYIARRQVNIWSTLAQYGFFVIMVYLATAVLYYFGTAEGRSSKFFSVGALFTTILILLTSFLFGIYIENFAQYNELYGSIGALLILLFYLWLNANILLLGFELNMSLKQLRKTF is encoded by the coding sequence ATGTCTCAAGCAATAGAAGAAAAGCTTAGTAAAATACCTGTAGTTAATCTTTTGGTTAAATTATTAGGTAAAGTAAAACTACCTGGTTTAGAAGGGTTGTCTTTATACGATTTAGTGGAGTTATACGTTATAGGTATAGCTAAAGGTGCCTTAACAGCTCGAGCAAGTGCCATTGCATATAGCTTTTTTATGGCATTGTTCCCTTTTTTGCTGTTTGTCATTATTTTTATACCACATATACCAATAGATGATTTTCAAACTGACTTTTTAGTCTTTTTAGAGTCTATCTTACCACCAACAACATCAGATTTTTTCTCTGATAATATATTTAGTAATATTGGAGGTAATCAAAACGGTAGTTTATTATCCTCTGTGTTTTTATTGTCTATTTTTTTAATGGCCAATGGTATTAATGCTTTGTTTTCTGGTTTTGAAAACTCGTATCACCAACAGTTAACACGTAGTGGGTTTAAGCAATATTTATATGCTTTAGGGATTGCTTTAATACTATCCTTTTTATTAATAGTCACAGTTGCTGTTTTGGGGTATTTTAATATCTATGTTATTGATAATTTGTCAGATCATGGTTATATTGCAAGACGTCAAGTTAATATTTGGAGTACTTTAGCGCAGTATGGTTTTTTTGTTATTATGGTATATTTGGCTACCGCAGTATTATATTACTTTGGGACAGCAGAAGGACGGTCGTCTAAGTTTTTCTCCGTAGGGGCATTATTTACTACGATTTTAATTTTGTTAACGTCCTTTTTATTCGGTATTTATATCGAGAATTTTGCACAATACAATGAGCTGTATGGTTCTATTGGTGCATTATTAATTTTATTATTTTATTTATGGCTTAACGCGAATATCTTATTGTTAGGATTCGAATTAAACATGTCTTTAAAACAACTTAGAAAAACTTTTTAA
- a CDS encoding LytR/AlgR family response regulator transcription factor has product MILNCVVVDDSAIQRLSIVKLIENNNHLNLIAEYSSALETKNGLNTHKVDLIFLDIEMPVLNGFELLDVLNNKPQIVFVTGKTEYAFKAFNYDATDYLQKPITRERFSQAVDKAVEHHKLKLDYNQEEGEHIFVKSNLKKRKVYIRDIKWIEALGDYVKLVTEDTSLVVLSTMKAFESELPEGKFLRIHKSYIVNLDKVDRFNSKNVEVGAYEIPLSRNKKTQLVDALNSI; this is encoded by the coding sequence ATGATATTAAATTGTGTAGTAGTTGATGATTCAGCGATACAAAGACTTTCTATTGTAAAATTAATAGAAAACAATAATCATCTGAACTTGATTGCTGAATACAGCAGTGCGTTAGAGACTAAAAACGGATTAAACACACACAAAGTAGATCTTATCTTTTTAGATATTGAAATGCCTGTATTGAATGGTTTTGAGCTATTAGACGTACTTAATAACAAACCACAAATTGTGTTTGTCACTGGTAAAACAGAATACGCATTTAAAGCATTTAACTACGATGCTACTGATTATTTACAAAAACCTATTACAAGAGAACGTTTTAGTCAAGCGGTGGATAAAGCTGTAGAACACCATAAATTAAAACTAGATTACAATCAAGAAGAAGGAGAACATATATTTGTAAAAAGTAATCTTAAAAAACGTAAAGTTTATATTAGAGATATTAAATGGATTGAGGCCCTTGGTGACTACGTAAAATTAGTAACTGAAGATACCAGTCTTGTTGTGTTATCCACAATGAAAGCGTTTGAAAGTGAATTACCAGAAGGTAAATTTTTAAGAATCCATAAATCTTACATTGTTAACCTAGACAAAGTAGATAGATTTAACAGTAAAAATGTTGAAGTCGGTGCTTACGAAATCCCATTAAGTAGAAACAAAAAAACACAATTAGTAGACGCTTTAAATAGCATTTAA
- the priA gene encoding primosomal protein N', with product MHYIDVILPIPLENRFTYSITEAESGFLKIGMRVSIPFGKTKIYTGIVAAIHQTKPLIYEAKEIHQILDDTPIVTPTQLQLWQWIAKYYMCTEGEVMRAGLPNAFLLESETIISKNEALELDINDLKDDEYLIYEALQHQSSLKIQDISKILDKKSVLPVVKRLVEKEAIILNEEIYDKYKPKYVRYVKLTESYTSPEALNQLLGELSTRAKKQRDVVMTLFSISAKTKKPVKVSDLVAESKTTSSTVKALVDKGILEDYHIQTDRVVYDGEENEASKALNEFQTEALQQIHTNFETQNVVLLHGITSSGKTEVYVKLIEDIIAKGQQVLYLLPEIALTTQLVTRLQNYFGEQVAVFHSKYSAHERVEVYNQVLNNSAKAKIVLGARSSIFLPFTDLGLIIVDEEHESSFKQFDPAPRYHARDAAVVLASLFKAKTLLGSATPSVESYFNAQENKYGLVEINRRYNNVQLPDIELVDIKDKQKRKKMKGHFSDRLIEEMTEAIADGHQVILFQNRRGYSPIVECNTCGHSPQCPNCDVSLTYHQYRKQLRCHYCGYNSAMLIKCLACGTPGLDSKGFGTEQIESEVKLLFPDLKVGRMDLDTTRGKFGYEKIITAFEQQELDVLVGTQMLTKGLDFRNVKLVGIMNADNMLNFPDFRAHERSFQLMLQVSGRAGRTNKQGKVLIQTYNPYHKILQQVSTNDYAGMFKEQLEERYNYKYPPYYRLIKITLKHRDYNKVDMAADWLAKALTQLFKHNVLGPEFPPISRIRNQYHKNILIKIPQGQPLGKTKEAIRKVNASFGAIGGFKGVRVIINVDNY from the coding sequence TTGCATTATATAGATGTTATACTTCCAATTCCTTTAGAAAACCGTTTTACGTATAGTATTACGGAAGCAGAAAGCGGTTTTCTAAAGATAGGGATGCGTGTGTCTATTCCTTTTGGTAAGACAAAAATCTATACAGGGATTGTTGCTGCTATCCATCAAACCAAACCTTTAATTTACGAGGCTAAGGAGATACATCAGATTTTAGATGATACGCCGATAGTAACACCTACACAGTTGCAATTATGGCAATGGATTGCAAAATACTATATGTGCACAGAAGGCGAAGTGATGCGCGCTGGATTACCCAATGCTTTTTTGCTTGAAAGCGAAACCATTATTAGTAAAAATGAAGCTTTAGAATTAGATATAAACGATTTAAAAGACGATGAGTATTTAATTTATGAAGCTTTACAGCATCAATCATCACTTAAAATTCAAGATATTTCTAAAATTTTGGATAAGAAAAGTGTGCTTCCCGTTGTTAAACGTTTAGTAGAAAAGGAAGCTATTATTTTAAATGAAGAAATCTACGACAAGTACAAGCCAAAATATGTTAGATATGTTAAGCTAACAGAAAGTTATACCTCTCCAGAAGCTTTAAACCAATTGTTGGGCGAGTTAAGCACTAGAGCAAAAAAACAACGTGATGTTGTTATGACTTTGTTTTCAATTTCGGCTAAGACTAAAAAGCCAGTTAAAGTATCAGATTTAGTAGCGGAAAGTAAAACGACCTCTTCGACAGTAAAAGCGTTAGTTGACAAAGGAATTTTAGAAGATTATCATATTCAAACGGATCGTGTGGTTTATGATGGTGAAGAAAATGAAGCCTCTAAAGCTTTAAACGAATTTCAAACGGAAGCTTTACAACAGATACACACCAATTTTGAAACCCAGAATGTAGTATTGTTACATGGTATAACATCTTCGGGTAAAACGGAAGTGTATGTCAAATTAATAGAGGATATAATTGCCAAAGGACAGCAGGTATTGTATTTGCTTCCAGAGATTGCATTGACGACACAGTTAGTGACGCGTTTGCAAAATTATTTTGGAGAGCAGGTCGCCGTGTTTCATAGTAAGTACTCAGCACATGAGCGTGTTGAGGTTTATAATCAAGTATTGAATAATTCAGCGAAAGCGAAAATAGTGTTAGGTGCGCGTTCATCTATATTTTTACCTTTTACTGATTTAGGATTAATTATTGTGGATGAAGAACACGAATCTTCTTTTAAGCAATTTGATCCCGCACCACGTTATCATGCACGAGATGCTGCAGTTGTTTTAGCATCGCTTTTTAAAGCAAAAACGTTATTAGGTAGCGCAACACCTAGTGTAGAAAGTTACTTTAATGCTCAGGAAAACAAGTATGGTTTAGTCGAAATTAATAGACGATATAATAATGTGCAGCTTCCAGATATCGAGTTGGTTGATATCAAAGATAAACAGAAGCGTAAAAAGATGAAAGGGCATTTTTCCGATCGATTAATCGAAGAAATGACAGAAGCTATTGCGGATGGTCACCAAGTTATTTTGTTTCAGAATAGAAGAGGGTATTCTCCAATTGTCGAGTGTAATACTTGCGGACATTCGCCGCAATGTCCTAACTGTGATGTTAGTCTAACGTATCATCAATACCGTAAACAATTACGTTGTCATTATTGTGGTTATAATAGTGCGATGCTTATCAAATGTCTTGCTTGTGGTACGCCAGGGTTAGATTCTAAAGGTTTTGGTACGGAGCAGATAGAAAGTGAGGTCAAACTTTTGTTTCCTGATCTTAAAGTGGGACGTATGGATTTGGATACGACACGGGGTAAGTTTGGTTACGAAAAGATTATAACCGCTTTTGAGCAACAAGAATTAGATGTATTAGTTGGTACGCAAATGTTAACTAAAGGACTGGATTTTAGAAATGTCAAGTTGGTTGGTATCATGAATGCGGATAATATGCTAAACTTCCCGGATTTTAGAGCACACGAACGTAGTTTTCAATTAATGCTTCAGGTGTCGGGTAGGGCAGGACGTACCAATAAACAGGGTAAAGTATTAATACAGACTTATAATCCATATCATAAAATATTGCAACAAGTCTCAACTAACGATTATGCTGGTATGTTTAAAGAGCAGTTGGAAGAGCGTTATAATTATAAATACCCACCGTATTACAGGTTAATAAAAATCACGTTAAAACATCGTGATTATAATAAGGTAGATATGGCTGCGGATTGGTTAGCAAAAGCATTAACGCAATTGTTTAAGCATAATGTGTTAGGACCAGAATTTCCGCCAATATCTAGAATACGTAACCAGTATCATAAAAACATCTTGATTAAGATACCGCAAGGACAGCCATTAGGTAAGACAAAAGAAGCTATTAGAAAAGTAAATGCTAGTTTTGGAGCTATTGGAGGTTTTAAGGGCGTTCGTGTTATTATAAATGTAGATAATTATTAG
- the rpsR gene encoding 30S ribosomal protein S18, with protein MSSIEQQSKGKKEGEIRYLTPLNIETNKQKKYCRFKKSGIKYVDYKDADWLLGFVNAQGKILPRRLTGTSLKYQRKVSVAVKRARHLALMPYVADLLK; from the coding sequence ATGTCAAGTATAGAGCAACAATCAAAAGGAAAAAAAGAAGGAGAAATTAGATATCTTACTCCTTTAAATATTGAAACTAACAAACAGAAAAAGTATTGTCGTTTCAAGAAATCTGGTATTAAGTACGTAGATTACAAAGATGCAGATTGGTTATTAGGATTTGTTAACGCACAAGGTAAAATTTTACCAAGACGTTTAACAGGTACATCATTAAAGTATCAAAGAAAAGTGTCTGTAGCTGTAAAAAGAGCACGTCACTTAGCTTTAATGCCATATGTAGCAGATTTATTAAAATAA
- a CDS encoding carboxypeptidase regulatory-like domain-containing protein, producing MKKINLIITLLFFTVLSFAQVTTSNIKGLVEDDTNVPLLGANVLAVHGPTGTKYGAISNFDGRYNLLNMRVGGPYTVSITYVGFKEQTFTNVYLTLGKTTNLDAVMNSSAESLEEVVITGSASGTFGSDRTGAETSVGRRELTTLPTISRSAADFTRLEPSASGNSFGGRNDQFNNFSLDGAVFNNPFGLDSATPGGQTDSQPISLDAIEQIQVSLAPYDVTLSGFTGAAVNAVTKSGTNEFHGTVYGFTRNEDMTGGQIKGEDVFQADLEQNQYGVSIGGPIVKNKLFFFANFEKDERSDLGTNGFAPNTGSGAINETRVLESDLLIVQNALLDLGYDPGRYKGFNYDSNSTKGIFKLDWNINDNNRLAVIYNFLNASKQKPAHPSALGLRGPSTNTLQFENTGYEINNNIKSVQVELNSTLSGNVTNKFQMGYTHFDDYRNALSTPAPTITITNGGSNYIIAGHEPFSINNTLDQKVFQFSNNLNYVEGDHTYTIGFSYEKFQFDNSFNLGAYGAQGVFFPTTTMADFQNFADSGQLQTLFDEAAAANASLAANGAGVAGGWTLAETNVGQLAFYVQDEWNVTENFKLTYGVRFDKPLFFDSSSKAQDVIDRACCYAPDTEYVNPNTGETVFLDNTKMPSNKVLISPRVGFNYDVKGDNSFQVRGGTGLFTGRLPFVWLGNQIANPEASYYQVVDPNFKFPQVWRTNIGTDYRFDNGIVATGDISYTKDINGAHVQNWGLRNPSGILNAPGDTRAIYTLGDKLSNNAYVFTNSNKGRVWNFTAKAQKTFDNGLYTSVAYNYLDSKDVNSIEAEITGDAFNFNPVVGNANNDVLSDSKYGDTHRFIGVASKKFTYGKDKWATTISTFFEYAQGGRFNYTYGGDLNGDGSVLNDLLYVPTTAEVQEMQFTGAGQAEAFESFIQQDDYLSDRRGDYVERYGALAPWRGRWDLKLLQDYKFNVGGGKTNTIQFSVDILNVGNLLNSDWGVVQQPASVQPIGLLSDDYGVVILDANGTPTYEFTGDVQETFTYNTSLLSRWQAQFGVRYIF from the coding sequence ATGAAAAAAATTAATCTAATCATTACTTTACTGTTTTTTACTGTACTGAGTTTTGCTCAAGTCACAACGTCAAACATTAAAGGTCTTGTAGAAGACGACACTAATGTGCCATTACTTGGTGCTAACGTGTTAGCAGTTCATGGTCCAACAGGAACCAAGTATGGTGCTATTTCAAACTTTGATGGACGCTATAACTTATTAAACATGAGAGTTGGGGGGCCATACACGGTATCTATCACTTATGTTGGATTTAAAGAGCAAACATTTACTAACGTATATTTAACGTTGGGTAAAACAACAAATCTAGATGCTGTGATGAATAGTTCAGCAGAGTCTTTAGAAGAGGTTGTTATTACAGGATCAGCATCTGGGACTTTTGGTAGTGACAGAACAGGTGCAGAAACTAGTGTTGGAAGACGTGAATTAACAACGTTACCAACTATTTCTAGATCGGCAGCTGATTTTACAAGATTAGAACCTTCGGCTTCAGGAAACTCTTTTGGAGGAAGAAACGATCAGTTTAACAACTTTAGTCTAGATGGTGCTGTTTTTAATAATCCATTTGGATTGGATTCAGCAACTCCAGGAGGTCAAACAGATTCTCAACCAATTTCACTAGATGCTATCGAACAGATTCAAGTATCGTTAGCTCCTTATGATGTTACGTTATCTGGTTTTACAGGTGCAGCAGTTAATGCGGTTACAAAAAGTGGAACTAACGAATTTCATGGGACTGTTTATGGTTTTACTAGAAACGAAGACATGACCGGAGGACAGATAAAAGGCGAAGATGTTTTTCAAGCAGATTTAGAGCAAAATCAATATGGTGTTAGTATAGGTGGACCAATTGTAAAAAATAAATTATTCTTCTTTGCTAACTTTGAAAAGGACGAACGTTCTGATTTAGGGACCAATGGTTTTGCTCCTAATACTGGAAGTGGCGCAATTAACGAAACACGTGTTTTAGAGTCTGATTTATTAATCGTTCAAAATGCGTTATTAGATTTAGGGTATGATCCAGGACGTTATAAAGGCTTTAATTATGACTCTAATTCGACTAAAGGTATCTTTAAATTAGATTGGAACATAAATGATAATAACCGTTTAGCTGTAATTTATAATTTCTTAAATGCGTCTAAACAAAAACCAGCACATCCATCTGCATTAGGGCTTAGAGGTCCAAGCACAAATACATTACAATTTGAAAATACAGGTTACGAAATCAATAATAACATAAAATCTGTTCAAGTAGAATTAAATTCTACATTATCAGGTAATGTGACTAATAAGTTTCAAATGGGTTACACGCATTTTGATGATTATAGAAATGCATTATCAACACCAGCTCCTACCATAACTATCACAAATGGTGGGTCTAACTATATTATTGCAGGGCATGAACCTTTTTCTATTAATAATACATTGGATCAAAAGGTCTTTCAATTTTCAAATAACCTTAATTACGTAGAAGGTGATCATACGTATACTATTGGTTTCTCTTATGAGAAATTTCAGTTTGATAACTCTTTTAACTTAGGTGCTTACGGTGCGCAAGGGGTGTTTTTTCCAACGACAACAATGGCAGATTTTCAGAACTTTGCAGATTCAGGGCAATTACAAACCTTATTTGACGAGGCAGCTGCTGCAAATGCAAGCTTAGCAGCAAATGGAGCTGGCGTTGCTGGTGGTTGGACTTTAGCTGAAACAAATGTGGGTCAATTAGCATTTTATGTTCAAGATGAATGGAATGTTACAGAAAACTTTAAGTTAACATATGGTGTTAGATTTGATAAGCCATTGTTCTTTGATTCTTCTTCAAAAGCACAAGATGTTATTGATAGAGCATGTTGTTATGCACCAGATACAGAATATGTAAATCCTAACACAGGAGAAACTGTGTTTTTAGATAACACTAAAATGCCATCAAATAAAGTGTTAATCTCGCCAAGAGTAGGGTTTAATTATGATGTAAAAGGAGATAATAGTTTTCAAGTGCGTGGAGGAACAGGTTTATTTACAGGTCGTTTACCATTTGTATGGTTAGGTAACCAAATAGCTAATCCAGAAGCATCCTATTATCAAGTAGTAGATCCAAATTTTAAATTTCCTCAAGTATGGAGAACAAATATTGGAACAGATTACCGATTTGATAATGGTATAGTGGCAACAGGGGATATCTCTTATACAAAAGATATTAATGGCGCGCATGTACAAAACTGGGGCTTACGTAATCCTTCAGGAATTTTAAATGCACCAGGAGATACTAGAGCAATCTATACGTTAGGAGATAAATTAAGTAATAATGCCTATGTTTTTACAAACTCAAACAAAGGTCGTGTTTGGAACTTTACAGCTAAAGCTCAAAAAACATTTGATAATGGCTTATATACCAGTGTAGCTTATAACTATTTAGATTCTAAAGATGTTAATTCTATTGAAGCAGAAATCACAGGAGATGCTTTTAATTTTAATCCCGTAGTTGGTAATGCAAATAATGATGTGTTATCAGATTCTAAGTATGGGGACACACACCGTTTTATTGGTGTTGCTAGTAAAAAATTCACTTATGGTAAAGATAAATGGGCAACTACAATATCTACATTCTTTGAGTATGCGCAAGGTGGACGTTTTAACTATACGTACGGTGGAGATTTAAACGGGGACGGTTCTGTCTTAAACGATTTACTTTACGTGCCTACGACTGCAGAAGTACAAGAGATGCAATTTACGGGAGCAGGACAAGCAGAGGCTTTTGAATCTTTTATCCAACAAGATGATTATTTAAGTGATCGTCGTGGGGACTATGTAGAGCGTTACGGTGCTTTAGCGCCTTGGAGAGGGCGTTGGGATCTTAAATTATTACAGGACTATAAGTTTAATGTAGGTGGTGGTAAAACTAATACAATACAATTTAGTGTTGATATATTAAATGTTGGGAACTTATTAAATAGTGATTGGGGGGTAGTACAACAACCAGCAAGTGTACAGCCAATAGGATTGTTAAGTGATGATTATGGTGTCGTAATCTTAGATGCTAATGGAACACCTACTTATGAGTTTACTGGAGATGTGCAAGAAACGTTTACTTACAACACAAGCTTATTATCAAGATGGCAAGCACAATTTGGAGTTAGATACATTTTCTAG
- the rlmH gene encoding 23S rRNA (pseudouridine(1915)-N(3))-methyltransferase RlmH: protein MTIKLLAIGKTDNKQLQQLIDDYIKRLGFYIGFDLDIIPDLKKVKNLSEDQQKQKEGELILNKLKPTDVLILLDENGKQFDSVGFSNYLQKHMNSGAKQVVFVIGGPYGFSPEVYAKAQGKISLSKMTFSHQMVRLFVIEQLYRGFTILRNEPYHHR, encoded by the coding sequence ATGACTATAAAACTTCTAGCCATAGGCAAAACTGACAATAAGCAATTACAACAGCTAATTGACGATTATATTAAACGTTTAGGTTTCTATATTGGTTTTGATCTAGATATCATTCCTGATTTAAAAAAAGTAAAAAACCTAAGTGAAGACCAGCAGAAACAAAAAGAAGGCGAACTTATTTTAAATAAGCTAAAACCGACCGATGTTTTAATATTACTGGACGAAAATGGGAAACAATTTGACAGCGTTGGTTTTTCTAACTACCTACAAAAGCACATGAATTCTGGTGCCAAGCAAGTTGTTTTTGTTATTGGAGGACCTTATGGGTTTAGTCCTGAAGTATATGCCAAAGCACAAGGAAAAATATCATTATCAAAAATGACATTTTCCCATCAAATGGTTCGTTTATTTGTTATTGAGCAATTATATCGTGGTTTTACAATTTTACGGAACGAACCGTATCATCATAGGTAA